One part of the Coleofasciculus sp. FACHB-T130 genome encodes these proteins:
- a CDS encoding acyl carrier protein, whose protein sequence is MQLQNSSSKPSEDLSKNNLQDENMIVENSPAEAIQSWLVTKLSKQLSLNAKTIDVREPLTRYGLDSIDAVTLVGDLEDWLGCELPSTLLWDYPTIEKSAEYLVKEFDVSAAVSSVASSNVKDASDDKTEKVEASSKSSGWGGLWNRISGS, encoded by the coding sequence ATGCAGCTTCAGAACTCCAGCTCCAAGCCTAGTGAAGATTTAAGCAAAAACAATTTACAAGACGAGAATATGATTGTTGAAAACTCCCCTGCTGAAGCGATTCAATCCTGGCTAGTTACCAAGCTTTCTAAGCAACTTTCACTCAATGCAAAAACCATTGATGTCCGCGAACCTTTGACGCGCTACGGTCTGGATTCCATCGATGCTGTTACCTTAGTGGGCGATTTAGAAGATTGGCTAGGATGCGAGCTGCCTTCTACTCTGCTGTGGGATTATCCGACTATTGAAAAATCTGCTGAATACTTGGTTAAAGAGTTTGATGTCTCAGCGGCAGTTTCTTCAGTTGCGTCTAGCAATGTCAAGGATGCTAGTGACGATAAAACTGAAAAAGTAGAGGCATCTTCCAAGTCTTCTGGCTGGGGCGGTTTGTGGAACCGAATTAGCGGCAGCTAG
- a CDS encoding MBOAT family protein — MNFSDFSFWWVLFLIGVPFFTVRYIGKYLNIWRDYLDSIGLMVLSLMLFVNASRSSFIIFAFEIIFNYVMVRLMLRRRGWESQAIAATVIGIDIAILAYFKYVNFFVEDVLGLFVGGVTASWQQRGGIPGAGAIPPGISFYTFQMVAFVVDSFRSKNKQPIGVVDYINFVSFFPQVVAGPIERRADLFPQIESFRFKFSAENFEDGLKWLSLGLFMKLVLADNLSPYINLQETGNVWLVWLSIYLFTLRIYFDFAGYSFIALGLAKFVGVQLTLNFIAPYTSPSIQEFWRRWHVTLSTWFRDYVFLPLMGAKKQWAAFYLFVTFTLSGFWHGAAWNFIIWGAYHGLLLLVLRYAGRPFYRFVGERLFMPQFLSWALTFGSVMLGCLFFMESDMTRLGQKLQTLVTPWAYSFSNLGAAMSSFSANEGAVLVLILFLTTAELFLEHLAVWQKRKCEYDLLLSPWLTRVLLGLTILLAANTPSKFIYFEF, encoded by the coding sequence TTGAATTTCTCTGATTTCTCCTTCTGGTGGGTACTTTTTCTGATCGGCGTTCCCTTCTTCACGGTTCGCTATATAGGCAAGTACCTGAATATTTGGCGAGATTACTTGGATAGTATCGGGTTGATGGTACTGTCGCTGATGCTGTTTGTGAATGCATCGCGCTCCAGCTTTATCATCTTCGCCTTTGAGATTATCTTTAACTATGTGATGGTGCGGCTGATGTTGCGCCGTCGAGGTTGGGAGTCGCAAGCGATCGCAGCCACGGTGATCGGGATCGACATCGCCATCCTTGCCTACTTCAAATACGTGAACTTCTTTGTGGAAGATGTTCTAGGACTATTTGTAGGGGGAGTTACTGCGAGTTGGCAGCAGAGAGGCGGCATTCCTGGTGCAGGTGCAATTCCTCCAGGGATTTCGTTTTACACCTTCCAGATGGTTGCTTTTGTAGTGGATTCATTCAGAAGCAAAAATAAGCAGCCAATTGGAGTTGTTGATTACATCAACTTTGTTTCCTTCTTCCCGCAAGTCGTCGCTGGCCCGATTGAGCGGCGAGCTGACTTGTTTCCTCAAATTGAATCATTCCGCTTTAAGTTCTCCGCAGAAAACTTTGAGGACGGTCTCAAGTGGCTGTCTTTGGGCTTGTTTATGAAGTTGGTACTGGCGGATAACTTGTCGCCGTACATCAACTTGCAAGAAACAGGAAATGTCTGGCTGGTGTGGCTATCTATCTACTTGTTCACTCTGAGGATTTACTTTGATTTTGCTGGCTATAGTTTCATCGCACTAGGTTTAGCTAAATTTGTAGGCGTTCAGCTAACACTCAACTTCATCGCCCCTTACACTTCACCAAGCATCCAAGAATTTTGGCGTCGCTGGCACGTGACGCTGAGTACCTGGTTTCGAGACTACGTTTTCCTCCCCCTGATGGGCGCAAAGAAGCAGTGGGCGGCATTTTATCTGTTCGTCACGTTTACGCTCTCAGGGTTTTGGCACGGAGCCGCTTGGAATTTTATCATTTGGGGTGCCTATCATGGCTTGTTGCTGCTAGTTCTGCGATATGCAGGTCGCCCTTTTTACCGCTTTGTTGGTGAACGTTTATTCATGCCTCAGTTCTTATCGTGGGCGCTAACCTTTGGTTCGGTGATGCTGGGCTGTCTATTCTTCATGGAGTCAGATATGACTCGGCTAGGACAGAAGCTGCAAACACTGGTGACACCTTGGGCGTACTCGTTCTCAAATTTGGGAGCGGCAATGAGTTCCTTTAGTGCGAATGAGGGTGCGGTCTTAGTTTTGATCCTCTTTCTCACAACGGCGGAATTGTTCTTGGAACACCTCGCAGTTTGGCAAAAACGGAAGTGCGAATATGATTTGCTGTTATCCCCCTGGTTAACTCGCGTTCTTTTGGGTTTGACCATCTTGCTAGCTGCAAATACCCCCTCTAAATTTATTTACTTCGAGTTCTAA
- a CDS encoding NAD(P)/FAD-dependent oxidoreductase has product MDGKLDGTKHQRKVSSTPSESGSATPTRICILGGGFGGLYTALYLRRFPLLKSSQCEITLVEQKNRFLFTPLLYELVTDELQAWEIAPSYQKLLKNTNIRFCQETIQEVDLQTRQVKLESGEGLAYDYLVLAVGGETRLEGVPGAGTYAQTFRSLADVELLKQQLYEFELSEQEQMRIAIAGAGPNGVELACKIADRLQKRGQVLLLDRGNQILKTFSAHTQAAAHRALSSRGVRVKLETSIHRIEPNQITLVRDGQIDTLPVDLVFWTAGTRQLDWVRELDCQHNNQGQLISCPTLQLVDYPEVFALGDLAEIYNPRGARVPATAQAAFQQADCAARNIWAAIAGKRLRRFRYLHLGEMVTLGKGAAAVSSFGLNLEGRLASITRQVVYLQRLPTVPHRLRVVRNWIYQAIRRVVLTVWKWLAAIRRLGSNSLGKRRLAANYSRRSKY; this is encoded by the coding sequence ATGGACGGCAAGCTAGACGGTACAAAGCATCAAAGAAAGGTCAGTTCCACTCCTTCTGAGTCTGGAAGCGCAACGCCCACCCGAATTTGCATTCTTGGTGGGGGCTTTGGCGGTCTCTACACTGCTTTGTACCTGCGCCGTTTTCCTTTATTGAAATCAAGTCAATGCGAAATTACGCTGGTTGAGCAGAAAAATCGCTTTCTTTTTACCCCCTTGCTCTACGAACTGGTCACAGACGAACTGCAAGCGTGGGAAATTGCTCCTTCTTATCAAAAGCTATTAAAAAATACAAATATTCGGTTTTGTCAAGAGACAATTCAGGAAGTTGATTTACAAACACGCCAGGTAAAGCTTGAATCCGGTGAGGGTCTCGCTTACGACTACCTCGTTTTGGCAGTCGGGGGAGAAACGCGCTTAGAGGGCGTTCCCGGAGCTGGCACTTATGCCCAAACCTTTCGCAGTTTGGCGGATGTAGAGCTTCTGAAACAACAGCTATACGAGTTTGAGCTTTCTGAGCAGGAACAAATGCGGATTGCGATCGCGGGCGCTGGTCCTAATGGCGTAGAACTCGCTTGCAAAATCGCCGACCGGCTACAGAAACGAGGGCAGGTACTGTTGCTTGACCGGGGTAATCAAATTCTAAAAACCTTTTCCGCTCATACTCAAGCTGCGGCTCACCGTGCTTTATCAAGTCGTGGTGTGCGGGTAAAACTAGAAACGAGCATCCACCGCATTGAACCTAACCAAATTACCCTAGTTCGGGATGGTCAGATTGACACTTTGCCTGTAGATTTGGTATTTTGGACGGCTGGAACCCGGCAGCTCGATTGGGTGCGCGAACTTGATTGCCAGCATAATAACCAGGGACAACTGATTTCTTGCCCTACCTTACAATTAGTTGACTATCCAGAAGTGTTTGCTTTGGGGGATTTGGCAGAAATTTACAATCCCCGTGGCGCACGGGTGCCAGCAACCGCTCAAGCCGCTTTTCAACAGGCAGATTGTGCTGCTCGCAACATTTGGGCAGCGATCGCGGGCAAACGCTTACGGCGCTTCCGCTATTTGCACTTAGGAGAGATGGTGACTTTGGGAAAGGGTGCGGCTGCGGTTTCTAGCTTTGGTCTGAATTTAGAAGGGCGCTTGGCATCGATTACTAGACAAGTCGTTTACCTCCAGCGCCTGCCAACCGTGCCTCACCGCCTCCGAGTAGTGAGAAACTGGATTTATCAAGCGATTCGGCGGGTTGTTTTAACAGTCTGGAAGTGGCTGGCAGCAATCCGGCGGTTAGGGTCCAATAGTTTGGGAAAGCGGCGATTGGCGGCGAATTACTCCCGGCGATCTAAGTATTAA
- a CDS encoding DCC1-like thiol-disulfide oxidoreductase family protein, whose protein sequence is MASTQQKSKAIFTSKLEQLFGLDLRSLALFRIGLALVVLADLIIRAGDLTAHYTDAGVMPRSLLTTILKPWYWSVHALGGQTWFQAILFLLAGFVALALLVGYRTRLAAIATWALMVSLHNRNPALIFAADDVIRALLFWAMFLPLGAYYSIDSALNTSTQKLPKRILSGATLALTLQQCFIYIFSAAFKAKSPFWWPDGSAVYYALSFDQYATPFGQFLLSLPSALLVLLTFSALWLETLGPLLLFVPIRTSFFRCCAIISFILLHIGFGLSFVLGIFPFLSTASWLAFIPTEVWDSVSKRLYTPERAGLQIYYDADCGFCKKVVHLIRTFLILPAQTPLLLAQDDPSIFADMQAKNSWVVVDWQGNRHFKWEAIAYVCSLSPIFKPLVPLLKWGPVMSVGTKFYETVASNRRAAGNFTKPFKFRPLEVRSSRPMNIVTLLLLAYVTIWNFRSFAPEKFNRKALNSIDWISRILRVDQSWSIFAPAPPRDDGWHVIPGKLKDGTEVNVLRDGEPVSWEKPSRKSRNALYQNMQWRTYFINLNRTIGKKLYPYYGQYLCRDWNARHQGSKQLDNFEIDFMNERTVAPGQPQNVEKKPAWQQSCSQNPEQYQ, encoded by the coding sequence ATGGCTTCTACTCAGCAAAAATCTAAAGCCATTTTTACTTCCAAGCTTGAGCAACTGTTTGGGTTAGACCTGCGATCGCTAGCCCTGTTTCGGATTGGTTTGGCGCTGGTTGTTCTTGCCGATTTAATCATTCGGGCGGGGGATCTGACAGCACATTATACAGATGCTGGAGTGATGCCGCGATCGCTACTAACTACTATCTTAAAACCTTGGTATTGGTCAGTTCATGCGCTGGGCGGTCAAACCTGGTTTCAAGCCATTCTATTTTTGCTAGCTGGATTTGTGGCTTTAGCGCTATTGGTGGGATACCGAACCCGGTTAGCAGCGATCGCAACTTGGGCGCTGATGGTATCTCTCCACAACCGAAACCCAGCTTTGATTTTCGCGGCGGATGATGTAATTCGCGCGCTGCTTTTCTGGGCAATGTTTTTGCCCTTAGGTGCTTATTACTCGATTGACAGTGCCCTAAATACATCTACCCAAAAATTACCCAAGCGCATCCTCTCCGGTGCCACCCTAGCACTTACGCTACAACAATGCTTTATCTACATCTTTTCGGCGGCTTTTAAAGCGAAGAGTCCCTTTTGGTGGCCTGATGGTAGTGCGGTTTATTATGCTTTGAGTTTCGACCAATACGCTACACCATTTGGTCAATTCCTACTCAGCCTACCTTCTGCACTTCTAGTCTTGCTCACTTTTAGCGCCCTGTGGTTAGAAACCCTTGGCCCTTTGTTACTCTTCGTTCCCATCCGTACCAGCTTTTTCCGCTGCTGTGCAATTATCTCGTTTATCCTCTTACATATCGGTTTCGGATTGTCGTTTGTACTGGGGATTTTTCCGTTTCTCAGTACAGCCAGTTGGCTAGCTTTCATCCCGACGGAAGTTTGGGACTCGGTATCTAAGCGGCTGTATACCCCAGAACGAGCCGGACTCCAGATTTACTATGATGCCGACTGTGGCTTCTGCAAGAAGGTTGTCCACCTGATTCGCACTTTCTTGATATTGCCTGCACAGACGCCACTGCTCTTAGCTCAGGACGATCCCTCGATTTTTGCAGATATGCAAGCGAAAAATTCTTGGGTAGTAGTGGATTGGCAAGGAAACAGGCATTTTAAGTGGGAAGCGATCGCTTACGTTTGTAGTTTATCCCCAATATTTAAGCCACTGGTTCCCCTTCTCAAATGGGGGCCTGTGATGTCTGTAGGAACGAAATTTTACGAGACAGTTGCATCTAACCGCAGGGCTGCTGGTAACTTTACAAAACCCTTCAAGTTCCGTCCCCTTGAAGTACGTTCTTCGCGACCGATGAATATAGTGACGTTACTCTTGCTAGCTTATGTCACTATCTGGAACTTCAGAAGTTTTGCTCCTGAGAAATTTAATCGAAAAGCCTTAAATTCGATTGACTGGATTAGCCGAATTTTGAGGGTAGATCAATCTTGGAGTATTTTTGCCCCCGCTCCCCCCCGAGATGATGGTTGGCACGTAATCCCAGGCAAGTTGAAAGATGGAACTGAAGTTAATGTTTTGAGAGATGGGGAGCCTGTAAGTTGGGAAAAGCCGAGTCGGAAGAGCCGAAACGCCCTCTATCAAAATATGCAATGGCGCACCTATTTCATAAACCTCAATCGCACCATCGGCAAAAAGCTTTATCCCTACTATGGACAATACCTCTGCCGTGACTGGAACGCTCGGCACCAAGGTTCAAAACAACTAGATAACTTTGAAATTGACTTTATGAACGAGAGAACCGTGGCACCCGGTCAACCTCAGAATGTCGAGAAGAAGCCTGCTTGGCAGCAATCCTGCTCACAGAATCCCGAACAATATCAGTGA
- a CDS encoding glycosyltransferase family 39 protein, whose amino-acid sequence MLKLNFWKPDSKNKQKVKAYLSIFIFFWILFILSNCGFDYAEGSFHYKLAEHIVTTGQLGFDTPQEGIFSIAPNGRTYASQEIGNTIFFLPTAFINVILERILDPFTTVKVISITKEFIRSFQPGFYSALTVTAFFGILRFQFGQAILPSFIATLCLAVSTYFWTYTRESFDGVLCSTLLTTSFLLLLNFRNNKKNQYLILAFICLGFSLITRISMILAIVASLGYVVLISRLSLISRAKNVATALLIIFPFLVWQSWYNHLRTGFFYLSPVQTDAKYLGNNALDGNIFIGLTGLLLSPGKSIFIYAPLLILSVVLFRKFFKEHKKEALYILVLTIAWFLLHARLRSWYGGGGWGPRYLVTILPILFLPFATNMEYVLQRTSLKLSAIFLAGFGFILSFSSILSHWYWRLEFARKDEVAYVWKFSNSQSLDMLKSAARNLLNSFKIATHSPGIQNQNLWYLNSGIEAYGSHTVNLWPNSLVFIGVPWYLVATSVAFLLLMMYLSIRNIFNLEDTSKMAD is encoded by the coding sequence ATGCTTAAATTAAACTTTTGGAAGCCTGATAGCAAGAATAAGCAAAAAGTTAAAGCTTATTTAAGTATATTTATTTTTTTCTGGATACTCTTTATCTTGAGTAATTGCGGATTTGATTATGCTGAAGGCTCCTTCCACTATAAACTTGCAGAACATATTGTTACCACTGGGCAACTAGGTTTTGATACTCCACAAGAGGGAATTTTTTCAATAGCACCCAATGGGAGAACCTATGCTTCCCAAGAAATTGGAAATACAATATTTTTTCTACCTACCGCCTTTATTAATGTAATTTTAGAAAGGATTTTAGATCCTTTCACTACGGTAAAAGTTATATCTATAACGAAGGAATTTATACGTTCATTTCAGCCCGGGTTTTATTCTGCACTCACAGTCACTGCTTTTTTCGGTATCTTGCGGTTTCAGTTTGGTCAAGCTATCTTACCCAGCTTTATCGCAACCTTATGCCTAGCCGTCAGCACTTATTTTTGGACTTATACCAGAGAATCCTTTGATGGAGTTCTCTGTTCTACATTATTGACTACATCTTTTCTGCTGTTATTAAATTTTAGAAACAACAAAAAAAATCAGTATTTAATACTAGCTTTTATTTGTTTGGGTTTTTCTTTAATTACTAGAATTTCCATGATTTTAGCTATAGTAGCTTCACTTGGTTATGTAGTACTTATTAGCAGACTATCTTTGATCAGCCGAGCAAAGAATGTTGCCACTGCATTACTGATAATCTTCCCTTTTTTAGTATGGCAATCATGGTACAACCATCTAAGAACTGGATTTTTCTACCTTTCCCCGGTTCAAACAGACGCCAAATATTTGGGTAACAATGCGTTGGATGGAAATATCTTTATAGGATTGACAGGTCTTTTGCTGAGTCCTGGAAAAAGCATATTTATATATGCCCCTTTATTAATCCTATCTGTTGTTCTATTTAGAAAATTCTTTAAGGAGCATAAAAAAGAAGCTTTATATATATTGGTACTGACGATAGCTTGGTTTCTACTGCATGCAAGATTAAGGAGTTGGTATGGTGGCGGAGGATGGGGACCCCGTTATCTAGTGACCATCCTGCCCATTCTCTTTTTGCCCTTTGCAACCAATATGGAATATGTTTTACAAAGAACCTCGTTGAAGCTCTCAGCAATTTTTCTAGCTGGTTTTGGGTTCATTCTCTCATTTTCATCAATTCTTTCACATTGGTACTGGAGACTAGAATTCGCTAGAAAAGATGAAGTAGCCTATGTCTGGAAGTTCTCAAATAGCCAGTCATTGGATATGTTGAAGAGTGCAGCGAGAAATCTTCTCAATTCCTTTAAAATTGCTACTCATTCTCCAGGAATTCAAAACCAAAATTTATGGTATTTAAATTCAGGCATAGAAGCTTACGGTAGTCATACTGTAAATCTCTGGCCTAACTCTCTTGTGTTTATCGGTGTTCCTTGGTATTTAGTAGCGACTTCAGTTGCCTTTTTATTGTTGATGATGTACTTATCTATTCGGAACATTTTTAATCTGGAAGATACTAGCAAAATGGCAGATTAA